CAAGCACGTATCTTAGCACTTCAATCAGGTGAAGTAGACATTATGAGCATTTCAGGTGACCAAGTGCCTCTAGTTGAATCATTAGAAGGCTACAAAATCAATGAAAACCCAATGAACTCACTACAATTATTAGCGATGAACTTGCAAAATGAAAACTTAGCCGTACCAGAAGTTCGCCAAGCTATTAACCTTGTCGTAGACAAAGATGGCCTTATCAACAACGTATGGTACGGTTACGGTACGAAAATTGGTTCACATTATCCACCAGTCCTAAAAGAATTCGTGGATCACTCAGACCAATATGCATACAACGTTGAAGAAGCCCAAGCCCTAATGGAAGAAGCCGGCTATGCTGATGGCTTTACCTTAGACATGTACTTACCAAGCGACTACCAAGCCTACGTTGATGCCGGTCAAATCATTGCTCAAGAACTCCAACAAATAAATATTACTGCGAATATCGAAATCGTGGAATGGGCATTTTGGTTAGAAAGTGTTTATACAGGACGTAACTATGACATGACAGTTATGGGACACACTGGACGTTTGGATGCTTACCAATGGTTAGCACGTTACCATACAGACAGTCCTGAAAACTACTTCAACTACAGCAATGCTCGCGTGGATGAAATCTTAGAAACAGCACCACAAACACAAGATGAAGCAGAAAGAACAGCTATGTACCAAGAATTACAAGCTATTTTAGCTGAAGAAGTGCCTGCTTTATACATCCAATCACCAACAGCGATGATGATTATGGATGAAAGTTTACAAGGATTCACACAATATCCAATTGATATTTACGAATACGCTGATTTAGTATACGAATAAAACAAAAGGACAATTAAACTATGGCAATTTATACGATAAAACGAATATTACAAGGTCTACTTGTCATCTTTATCGTATCCATTATCACTTTCTTAGTTTTAAAGGTAATCCCATCGGATCCCGCGGCACTTATCCTAGGGACTGATGCCACACCAGAAAGTTTAGCTGCCTTACGAGAATCAATGGGTCTAAATGATCCATTGATTTTTCAATATGGGGAATGGATAGTGAATACATTAAAAGGTGATTTAGGTAGAAGTTATTATTTTGGACAAGAGGTTAGTCAGCTAATCGGTGAACGTTTACCAGTAACGATTACGTTAGCAATCATTTCGACAGTAGTAAGTTTTATTATCGCACTTATTTTAGGAATTATTGCAGCCATTAATAAATTTACTTGGGTAGACTATTTAATTCGGTTGACGACACAAATAACCGCTGCCATGCCAACCTTTTGGGTGGGGATGATTGCCTTAACCTACTTAGCCGCACGCTGGGGTTGGTTCCCCGTAGCCGGACGCTTTGATCTAGGCGCTGATTTTTGGGGGAGCATTCGTTCCATCATCCTTCCTTCATTAGTCTTAGCTATTTCACAAGTCGGTTCACTTATCAGACAAGTGAGAACCGCCATGATGAACGCCCTCAGTTCCGAATACATGATTGCAACAAACGTAAAAGGGCTAAGTCGCTTCAGAGCAATTTTCGTCTATGCCTTGCGCTCAGCCATTATGACACCTGTGACGGTGGCAGCCTTGCAATTTGCAGGATTATTCGGCGGGACGGCTGTGATTGAAACCGTCTTTTCACTTGCTGGACTGGGGCGTCTGCTCGTCGTGAGCGTCGAACAACGTGATATGGTACTCCTACAAGGCATTATATTATTCATTACATCGGTGGTTATCATGATTTCAGTGCTGACCGATATTTTCTATGCTTTAGTTAATAAAACCATCAAATTGGAGGGAAATGCATGAGTCAAGTACAGATACAGTCATCCGTTAAAAAATACGGCATTAAATTTTCCCTCTATATCGGTATTTTCTTTATCCTTATTTTCTTAGCCTTGTTCCTCCTATCCTTTGTCTACCCAAACGATCCCACAGAATTTGATATGACCAACCGCTTTGCCATGCCAAGTCGCGACCGCCTTTTAGGAACCGACCAATTTGGACGCGATGTATTAGCGCGTGTCATGCATTCGATGCGGTCTGTTTTTACGGTTGGCATTGGCTCAGTGACCGTTGGAATGGTGATCGGGACAGCCATCGGTACCATTGCAGGCGCTAGCCCGCAATGGCTTGAACGGATTTTGATGAGCATCATCGACGGACTGATTGCTTTTCCAGGAGTACTCTTAGCCATGCTGATTGTCTTTTTAGTTGGCCGCGGTTCACTGAACACCATCTTAGCTATTGGGATTATGATGATTCCAGTGTTCGCTCGTCTGGCTTATTCAACCATGTTGGAGCACCAATCCAAATTGTATATTAAAGCGGCGGTCAGCTATGGTCTCAGCAAGCCTAAAATCATTTGGAATCATATTTTTCCAGCCTTATTGCCCAAAATCATTACCCAATTTACCTCCAGTGTGGCCGGTGCTATTACCATCGAGTCATCCCTATCCTTTCTAGGTTTGGGAATTCAGCCGCCTGATGCCTCGTTAGGCTTGATGTTACGCGAAGCACAGCAACATGTTTTATTGTATCCTTTTCAAATTATGCCAGCGGGTATTGCTTTAATTATCGTCGTGCTCGGCTTTATTTTTGTGGGTGACGCCCTTAACGACAAACTGACCACGAGACGAGGTGTTTAGTATGACAAAAACCATTGAAATCAACCAACTAAATATCTCTGATACAAACGGTAAGCCAATTTTAAAAGACGTTAGCTTTTCAATCCCTAAAGGTGCTTCTGTCGGTATTGTCGGTGAATCAGGTTCAGGTAAGAGCATAACCATGAAATTTCTCTTAGGGCAATTACCGCCAACCTTGAATGCATCTTATCAAGGGTTAAATCTATTAGGGTCTGATCCTTATCAACTATCAGATCAAGAACGGCGGCAATTAATTGGACGCAATGTCGGCTACATTCCGCAAAATACCGTCGAGTACTTGCATCCATTAATTAAAATACAAACACAATTAATCGACGGTTACTTGACACATAAGCTTGGAACGAAGGCAGAAGCTATACAAAAAGCCATCCAATTATTAGAGTATGTCGAAATTACCGATCCACAACGCGTTTTACAAGCCTTACCGCAAGAGTTGAGTGGTGGGATGCGTCAACGGGTTAATATTGCTTTGGCGATGATGTGTGATCCGGAGCTAATCATTGCGGATGAACCCACGACTGCTC
This window of the Fundicoccus culcitae genome carries:
- a CDS encoding ABC transporter permease → MAIYTIKRILQGLLVIFIVSIITFLVLKVIPSDPAALILGTDATPESLAALRESMGLNDPLIFQYGEWIVNTLKGDLGRSYYFGQEVSQLIGERLPVTITLAIISTVVSFIIALILGIIAAINKFTWVDYLIRLTTQITAAMPTFWVGMIALTYLAARWGWFPVAGRFDLGADFWGSIRSIILPSLVLAISQVGSLIRQVRTAMMNALSSEYMIATNVKGLSRFRAIFVYALRSAIMTPVTVAALQFAGLFGGTAVIETVFSLAGLGRLLVVSVEQRDMVLLQGIILFITSVVIMISVLTDIFYALVNKTIKLEGNA
- a CDS encoding ABC transporter substrate-binding protein, yielding MKKSLLLLASLALMLTASIVPTATTISAQEENTDELNFAISVDPDGLDPQRTTAASTFQVTNNIYDTLVKVTPEGEYIPGLAESWEVSEDGLTVTFQLVSDIAFHNGTPFNADAVLASFERLQGEGSPRANDYANITNIEVVSDTEITFTTETLDVELISKFAYPWAAIVEASVGDDLSSNPVGTGSYKMVNWVPQEILVLEANEDGLKDPAITTINLQTIPDAQARILALQSGEVDIMSISGDQVPLVESLEGYKINENPMNSLQLLAMNLQNENLAVPEVRQAINLVVDKDGLINNVWYGYGTKIGSHYPPVLKEFVDHSDQYAYNVEEAQALMEEAGYADGFTLDMYLPSDYQAYVDAGQIIAQELQQINITANIEIVEWAFWLESVYTGRNYDMTVMGHTGRLDAYQWLARYHTDSPENYFNYSNARVDEILETAPQTQDEAERTAMYQELQAILAEEVPALYIQSPTAMMIMDESLQGFTQYPIDIYEYADLVYE
- a CDS encoding ABC transporter permease; translation: MSQVQIQSSVKKYGIKFSLYIGIFFILIFLALFLLSFVYPNDPTEFDMTNRFAMPSRDRLLGTDQFGRDVLARVMHSMRSVFTVGIGSVTVGMVIGTAIGTIAGASPQWLERILMSIIDGLIAFPGVLLAMLIVFLVGRGSLNTILAIGIMMIPVFARLAYSTMLEHQSKLYIKAAVSYGLSKPKIIWNHIFPALLPKIITQFTSSVAGAITIESSLSFLGLGIQPPDASLGLMLREAQQHVLLYPFQIMPAGIALIIVVLGFIFVGDALNDKLTTRRGV
- a CDS encoding ABC transporter ATP-binding protein, yielding MTKTIEINQLNISDTNGKPILKDVSFSIPKGASVGIVGESGSGKSITMKFLLGQLPPTLNASYQGLNLLGSDPYQLSDQERRQLIGRNVGYIPQNTVEYLHPLIKIQTQLIDGYLTHKLGTKAEAIQKAIQLLEYVEITDPQRVLQALPQELSGGMRQRVNIALAMMCDPELIIADEPTTALDAEVQYQVMQLLKQLHEETQNTMVIISHDMSLIKAYCDYVIVIYNGVIQEIGATQEIFIRPQAEYTQALLSVILRLDQDPNEALKDISYYYKKGE